From Candidatus Vondammii sp. HM_W22, one genomic window encodes:
- a CDS encoding ATP-binding cassette domain-containing protein — protein MGENKLSSGAFASELREFESLREFFSSATLTTLIDLPFSLLFIGVVWLLCGPLAYVPLLTIPLMLVGVLLVQIPLRNIVKKSVVEVEDKIKHGTLIEAVTGLETIKSVRADGRMRQLWENSVGITSKYGQASRLLSQLAINYTAMIIQLSTVILVVYGSFRTMEGEITMGVMFAAVILNGRILAPLSQIAGILVRLDRSMSALRGLDRVMKQPVERLDEADFLHRPKLKGSIEFRDVSFVYPGEEMAALNNLNFTIEEGERVAIIGRVGSGKSTVTKLLLNLYPVNTGSILVDGTDIRQIDPIDLRRNIGSVPQDVFLFMGSIRDNISIGSPHAQDEEVLQAARLAGVDDFIRQDPKGYDKNIGERGQGLSGGQRQAVALARALLHAPGILLFDEPTNSMDTQGEELLKQRLERLVNRRTLVLVTHRYSVLTLVNRIIVLDGGRVVIDGPKDKVLAALSSRKIVIPKTE, from the coding sequence ATGGGAGAGAACAAACTTTCATCCGGGGCTTTTGCGAGTGAATTGCGTGAGTTTGAATCACTGCGTGAATTTTTCTCATCGGCGACATTGACGACACTGATAGATCTTCCATTTTCTCTCTTGTTTATTGGCGTTGTCTGGCTGCTGTGTGGGCCGCTTGCCTATGTCCCACTGTTAACGATTCCTCTGATGCTGGTTGGTGTTCTTCTGGTTCAGATACCGCTCAGAAATATAGTGAAGAAATCAGTGGTGGAGGTGGAAGATAAGATAAAGCACGGCACCCTGATAGAGGCAGTGACCGGACTGGAAACGATCAAAAGTGTACGTGCCGATGGCCGAATGCGCCAACTATGGGAAAACAGTGTCGGCATCACATCAAAATATGGGCAAGCCTCCAGGCTGCTCTCCCAACTGGCCATCAACTACACAGCAATGATAATACAGCTCTCTACTGTGATATTGGTGGTCTATGGCTCTTTTCGCACAATGGAAGGTGAGATTACCATGGGTGTGATGTTTGCCGCGGTAATTCTCAATGGACGAATACTGGCTCCACTTTCTCAGATTGCGGGAATTCTTGTGCGGCTGGATCGCTCGATGTCTGCATTGCGAGGGCTTGATCGTGTAATGAAACAGCCGGTTGAGCGCCTGGATGAAGCGGATTTTCTTCATCGGCCAAAGCTAAAAGGGAGTATCGAGTTTCGCGATGTTTCTTTTGTTTACCCCGGTGAAGAGATGGCTGCTCTGAATAACCTTAATTTTACTATTGAAGAGGGAGAGCGTGTCGCCATTATCGGTAGAGTGGGGTCGGGGAAAAGCACAGTAACAAAGCTGTTGCTCAATCTTTATCCTGTAAATACAGGTTCTATATTGGTGGATGGGACGGATATCAGGCAGATCGACCCGATAGATTTAAGGCGCAACATTGGCAGTGTTCCCCAGGATGTCTTTCTTTTTATGGGGTCGATCAGAGATAACATCAGTATTGGGTCCCCCCATGCGCAAGATGAAGAGGTGTTGCAGGCGGCACGCCTCGCCGGTGTGGATGACTTTATCCGGCAGGACCCCAAAGGTTATGATAAAAATATAGGTGAGCGGGGGCAGGGATTATCAGGGGGGCAGCGTCAGGCTGTTGCACTGGCGCGCGCACTTCTTCATGCTCCGGGAATTCTTCTATTCGATGAGCCGACAAACTCCATGGATACCCAGGGAGAAGAGTTGCTGAAACAGCGCCTTGAACGTCTTGTTAATCGTAGAACTCTGGTGTTGGTAACCCACCGTTACTCTGTATTGACGCTGGTTAATAGAATCATTGTTCTCGATGGCGGACGGGTCGTGATTGATGGGCCAAAAGATAAGGTATTGGCGGCCCTGAGTTCGAGGAAGATAGTTATTCCAAAAACTGAGTAA
- a CDS encoding Ig-like domain-containing protein, with protein MLDIAQNDVVVTVEGDNLMLILPNGAVIVLEGYVGLVIEGEPNNAPEMKFAGGEIVDSINSLLDQLEFSRETAVGDDQKPGSGDEEVAVLSGASRLKETLSATESSVTLIDERDATIVGSSKKDSGRNSASTKKPTETERVTVVDSAAPEAPSDLALSSADDTGSSNSDGITKTTDSLTITGKAEAGSTVELFDGTKSLGTVIAGGNGDFSKDVNLAASASAHSITAKATDAAGNTSAASEAIDITLDTAAPGQPGIEVVSSENKLVNKDEDGINLEVKATGMVAGDEIQLKLGGADLGSACSVTAADITAGKATIKVAKADLGADGDKSITATVTDAAGNASAASDATDIKLGITAPSLTEIIDPQTTIFTGKNGQLAVQLKFNEEMALADGKSAEITLIIDKTDGTQVEIAARVRHSLSLSDSSVGNVFAGTVWEVLTSQEVGQLTFSGDFNPFGNTSMVDTSKAVYRMTDVNGDVWYAWARQDSGYHITKAGIDGAPTGEWYWELSTSSTGFASSPDEVGVWMRSSGAAGTPAMTMLPSGLAFSEVAGSETVTFTTDKLTEDGLFDRNGISVKANSLAFDQGGLTDLAGNEVSKTIGTKLLKNHQVDTLAPVMAPTVDSLIGSDTTPVITGMVGDSALATGEALTVTVNGATYENVSVDGDGRWRVDTGSATPKAGTTLGSFIDGTSYEVTAVVRDVAGNNSSDGSATEITIDTTGPISGDVGSNRLAGTNVNEILTGGGGKDTFVYNGDDGDDTITDFSATDDTEGDVLDLRDLLVGYDSNSNLSDFLQVTKSANDTVIRIDSNGTTGGSSYNDISITLQGVDTTLADLETNNNLLVM; from the coding sequence GTGTTGGATATAGCTCAAAACGATGTGGTTGTTACGGTCGAAGGCGACAACCTGATGCTTATCCTGCCGAATGGTGCAGTAATAGTTTTGGAGGGGTATGTCGGGCTTGTCATAGAGGGAGAACCGAATAATGCACCTGAAATGAAATTTGCAGGTGGAGAGATAGTTGATTCGATTAATAGCCTACTGGACCAGCTTGAGTTTAGCAGAGAAACAGCCGTAGGCGATGATCAAAAGCCGGGCTCAGGCGATGAAGAAGTGGCCGTGTTGTCTGGGGCCAGCAGGCTGAAAGAGACGCTCAGCGCAACTGAGTCAAGTGTAACTTTGATCGATGAGCGTGATGCCACAATAGTAGGTAGCAGTAAAAAAGATAGCGGAAGAAATTCAGCAAGCACCAAGAAACCCACAGAGACTGAACGTGTGACAGTGGTCGATTCCGCCGCACCCGAAGCACCATCTGACCTGGCACTTTCATCAGCGGATGATACCGGCAGCAGTAACAGCGATGGCATAACCAAAACTACCGATAGTTTAACCATTACGGGCAAGGCCGAAGCGGGCAGTACGGTCGAGTTGTTTGATGGCACGAAGAGTCTGGGTACAGTCATAGCCGGTGGCAATGGCGATTTTAGTAAGGATGTTAATCTGGCTGCCAGTGCCAGTGCCCACAGCATCACAGCCAAGGCGACAGATGCTGCGGGTAATACCAGCGCGGCGAGTGAAGCAATCGACATCACGCTTGACACAGCGGCACCTGGTCAACCGGGCATCGAGGTTGTATCCAGCGAAAATAAACTGGTCAATAAGGATGAAGACGGTATCAACCTGGAGGTTAAGGCAACCGGCATGGTCGCCGGAGACGAGATTCAACTCAAGCTCGGTGGTGCCGATCTCGGCAGTGCCTGCAGCGTGACTGCGGCGGATATCACCGCAGGCAAGGCAACGATCAAAGTTGCTAAAGCAGACCTGGGTGCCGATGGTGATAAATCCATTACCGCGACGGTTACCGATGCGGCGGGCAATGCCAGTGCGGCGAGTGATGCAACCGATATCAAATTGGGTATAACGGCACCATCATTAACAGAAATTATTGATCCGCAAACTACAATATTCACTGGTAAAAATGGTCAGCTTGCTGTGCAATTAAAATTCAATGAAGAAATGGCGTTGGCCGATGGTAAGAGTGCCGAAATAACATTGATTATAGATAAAACAGATGGCACACAAGTGGAGATTGCGGCCAGGGTACGTCACAGCCTGTCGCTATCAGACAGTAGTGTAGGTAACGTATTTGCAGGTACTGTCTGGGAGGTGCTTACGAGTCAAGAAGTTGGGCAGTTAACGTTTTCCGGAGATTTTAATCCCTTTGGCAATACATCGATGGTCGACACAAGTAAAGCTGTTTACAGAATGACGGATGTTAATGGTGATGTTTGGTATGCCTGGGCACGACAAGATAGTGGATATCACATTACCAAGGCGGGTATAGATGGTGCTCCAACAGGCGAATGGTATTGGGAATTGTCAACTTCATCGACCGGATTTGCTTCAAGTCCAGATGAAGTTGGTGTGTGGATGCGTTCTTCCGGCGCGGCTGGAACGCCAGCTATGACGATGTTGCCATCAGGTCTTGCCTTCAGCGAGGTTGCCGGTAGCGAGACAGTCACCTTTACTACTGATAAATTAACAGAAGATGGCTTGTTTGATCGAAATGGTATTAGTGTAAAAGCGAATAGTTTGGCATTTGACCAGGGAGGACTTACGGACCTAGCCGGTAATGAGGTGAGTAAAACTATTGGTACTAAGCTATTGAAAAATCATCAGGTTGATACCCTTGCTCCTGTTATGGCACCAACTGTTGATAGTTTGATAGGCAGTGATACCACGCCGGTGATTACTGGGATGGTAGGCGATAGTGCATTGGCCACGGGCGAAGCTTTGACGGTTACTGTCAATGGCGCGACCTACGAGAATGTCTCTGTAGATGGCGATGGCAGATGGCGCGTCGATACCGGTAGTGCAACACCAAAAGCAGGCACTACTCTCGGTAGCTTCATTGATGGCACCAGCTATGAAGTTACAGCCGTTGTCAGGGATGTGGCTGGCAATAACAGCAGTGACGGCAGCGCTACTGAAATCACTATCGACACAACAGGCCCAATTTCAGGTGATGTGGGTTCAAACAGGCTAGCCGGTACTAACGTCAATGAGATCCTGACCGGCGGTGGCGGTAAAGATACCTTTGTCTACAACGGCGATGACGGTGACGACACCATCACCGATTTCAGTGCAACCGACGACACAGAGGGGGATGTCCTTGATCTGAGGGATTTGCTGGTGGGGTATGACAGCAACAGTAACCTGAGTGATTTCCTGCAGGTAACAAAATCTGCTAATGATACCGTTATCCGTATTGACTCCAATGGCACCACAGGAGGCTCCAGTTACAACGATATTTCTATCACCCTGCAAGGTGTTGATACTACGCTTGCCGATCTGGAGACTAATAATAATCTCCTTGTTATGTAA
- a CDS encoding transposase codes for MTNSTVDKSHATEFFDHQDRLEFLEQLGDPLPKLERTVGWEAFRVLPGSFYKNSNPSKGGRPPCDAVLMFKMLVLQHLFNLSDDQTEFQIQDSYSFCRFLGLSPEGNVPDVRTVWVYREYLKERDRVRCALPQSDSSLCSNYQNNASLLWCGG; via the coding sequence GTGACCAACTCAACCGTTGATAAAAGCCATGCAACCGAGTTTTTTGATCATCAAGACCGACTTGAATTCCTTGAGCAACTGGGAGATCCGCTGCCAAAGCTGGAAAGGACCGTAGGATGGGAGGCTTTTCGGGTATTGCCGGGCTCATTCTACAAAAACAGTAATCCCAGTAAAGGCGGGCGTCCACCTTGCGATGCGGTACTGATGTTCAAGATGTTGGTCCTACAGCATTTGTTCAATCTGTCCGATGATCAAACAGAGTTCCAAATACAGGATAGCTATAGTTTTTGTCGTTTTCTTGGGCTGAGTCCGGAGGGTAATGTACCCGATGTCAGAACGGTTTGGGTATATCGTGAGTACCTGAAAGAACGGGATCGGGTGCGCTGCGCATTGCCGCAGTCAGATTCATCTCTGTGCTCCAATTATCAGAATAATGCCTCTCTACTTTGGTGCGGCGGGTAA
- a CDS encoding cysteine peptidase family C39 domain-containing protein — translation MNEAVSVEHPVNDDDSYQEKVPPHLDVNVDEEHPPLLLALAFLTRYYKRPYSPAVLKAGLPETKKEFDHRLFIRAAKRVRLNARVVRRKLKELSSFLLPAVLILEGQGACVLLDYTDSGDPEVVLTEIGEGTQQISRNELEALYTGYAILVRPDYRFGSERERVEIDRGKNWFWGTLAKSAETYSQVLIASVMINLFVLASPLYIMNVYDRVIPNNATETLWVLASGVTLVYLFEFLIKTLRGYFIDVAGKKADIILAN, via the coding sequence GTGAATGAAGCGGTTTCCGTCGAACACCCGGTAAACGACGATGACAGTTATCAGGAGAAGGTTCCTCCGCACCTTGACGTGAACGTTGATGAAGAGCACCCACCTCTTTTACTTGCGCTTGCATTTTTGACTCGCTATTACAAACGTCCATACTCTCCTGCCGTGCTTAAGGCGGGGCTTCCTGAAACGAAAAAAGAGTTTGATCATCGGTTATTCATACGTGCGGCCAAACGGGTGCGCTTGAATGCCCGAGTGGTTCGACGGAAGCTGAAAGAGCTATCATCCTTTTTGTTGCCGGCCGTGCTGATCCTTGAGGGACAAGGGGCTTGCGTTCTGCTTGATTATACTGACTCGGGTGACCCTGAAGTTGTGCTGACTGAGATAGGAGAGGGAACTCAACAGATAAGTCGCAACGAATTGGAAGCGCTCTATACTGGTTATGCTATTCTCGTCCGTCCCGATTATCGTTTTGGCTCTGAACGGGAGAGAGTTGAGATAGACAGGGGGAAAAACTGGTTCTGGGGCACACTGGCTAAAAGTGCAGAAACCTATTCCCAGGTGCTCATCGCGTCGGTGATGATCAATCTGTTTGTCCTGGCCAGTCCGCTCTACATAATGAATGTTTATGATCGTGTTATACCCAACAATGCAACTGAGACGCTTTGGGTTTTGGCCAGTGGTGTAACGCTGGTCTATCTTTTTGAGTTCCTGATCAAAACCCTACGTGGTTATTTTATCGATGTGGCGGGAAAAAAGGCCGACATCATATTAGCCAACTAG